One genomic region from Cucumis melo cultivar AY chromosome 9, USDA_Cmelo_AY_1.0, whole genome shotgun sequence encodes:
- the LOC103504518 gene encoding G-type lectin S-receptor-like serine/threonine-protein kinase At1g34300, translating into MFFHAAPLSILILILLLLLSLAAAQPTTNPHNFSSFSISQSPWRPTQNLILLSPNSLFAAGFHPLPNNSNLFIFSVWYFNISTDNVVWSANRLHPVNRSAALVITATGQLRLNDPSGRNLWPSNNVSANSNSTQLILRDDGDLIYGTWESFQFPTNTFLPNHTFNGTTIVSNNRKYSFVNSANLTFGTETYWTSGNPFQNFQIDGQIIINNQIPVIPSDFNSTRLRKLVVDDDGNLKIFSFNPNWLRWDVVWQAHVELCHILDTCGPNSVCMSSGSYNSTYCVCAPGFSPDPRGGARQGCHRKLNVSSKAKFLQLDFVNFRGGVKQISLQTPNISVCQADCLKNSSCVGYTFSFDGSAQCVLQLDILSNGLWSPGMKAAAFVKVDNSETDRSNFTGMMYKLQTTCPVRITIRPPPVNKDNTTRNILIISTIFVAELITGAVFFWAFLKRFVKYRDMARTLGLESLPAGGPKRFNYAELKTATNDFSTCIGRGGFGEVFKGELPDKRVVAVKCLKNVAGGDRDFWAEVTIIARMHHLNLLRLWGFCAEKGQRILVYEHIPNGSLDKFLFVKHSPSDSEKDERETEEQSSPLDWSIRYRIAIGVARAIAYLHEECLEWVLHRDIKPENILLDNDFCPKLSDFGLSKLRKNEDTTVSMSRIRGTPGYVAPELVKLGSNSITTKADVYSFGMVLLEIISGTRNFEIKRSTVESADWYFPGWAFEKAFVEEKMKEILDGRIREEYESGGHVSIVNRMVQTAMWCVQNQPEKRPSMGKVVKMLEGKLEIPPPEKPSIYFLSE; encoded by the coding sequence ATGTTTTTCCACGCTGCCCCTCTCTCCATCCTCATCCTCATCCTTCTCCTCCTCTTATCTCTGGCCGCCGCCCAACCCACAACAAACCCCCACAACTTCTCCTCCTTCTCAATTTCCCAATCTCCATGGCGGCCCACCCAGAACCTCATTCTCCTTTCCCCCAACTCCCTTTTCGCCGCCGGCTTCCACCCACTACCCAACAACTCCAATCTCTTCATCTTCTCCGTTTGGTACTTCAACATCTCAACAGACAACGTTGTCTGGTCCGCCAACCGTCTTCATCCGGTCAACCGTTCAGCAGCTCTGGTCATCACAGCCACCGGCCAGCTCCGTCTCAACGACCCCTCCGGTCGCAACCTCTGGCCTTCCAACAATGTCTCTGCGAATTCAAATTCGACCCAATTAATCCTTCGCGACGATGGTGATTTGATTTACGGGACATGGGAAAGCTTCCAATTCCCCACCAATACTTTCTTGCCTAATCATACATTTAATGGAACCACAATCGTCTCCAACAACCGCAAATATTCGTTTGTAAACTCTGCTAATTTGACGTTTGGTACAGAGACTTACTGGACCTCTGGAAATccattccagaattttcaaaTTGATGGTCAAATCATCATAAACAATCAAATCCCAGTTATCCCTTCAGACTTTAACTCGACCCGGCTCCGGAAATTGGTTGTTGATGATGATGGGAACCTCAAGATTTTTAGCTTCAACCCCAATTGGCTTCGGTGGGATGTGGTTTGGCAAGCACATGTAGAGTTGTGTCATATTTTAGATACTTGTGGCCCAAATTCTGTCTGTATGAGTAGTGGCAGTTACAATTCCACTTATTGTGTCTGCGCACCCGGATTCAGCCCCGATCCTCGTGGCGGGGCGCGGCAAGGATGCCACCGGAAACTCAACGTATCGAGCAAAGCCAAGTTTCTTCAACTGGATTTTGTGAATTTTAGAGGCGGGGTTAAACAAATCTCTTTGCAAACCCCAAATATTTCAGTGTGTCAAGCGGATTGCTTGAAGAATTCGAGCTGCGTGGGCTATACATTCAGCTTCGACGGCAGCGCCCAGTGTGTGCTTCAGCTAGACATTTTGTCGAACGGGTTGTGGTCTCCTGGGATGAAGGCAGCTGCCTTTGTGAAGGTCGACAATTCGGAAACAGATCGCTCAAATTTCACCGGAATGATGTACAAACTCCAAACTACATGTCCAGTCCGCATCACCATCCGGCCGCCGCCGGTAAATAAAGACAACACCACCAGAAACATATTGATAATCAGTACCATATTCGTTGCCGAACTAATTACCGGTGCCGTTTTCTTCTGGGCATTCTTGAAGAGATTTGTAAAATACAGAGACATGGCTCGCACGCTTGGTCTCGAATCACTTCCTGCCGGCGGCCCAAAGCGGTTCAATTATGCCGAGCTAAAGACGGCCACGAACGACTTCTCGACCTGCATTGGAAGAGGCGGATTCGGCGAAGTCTTCAAGGGGGAGCTGCCAGACAAACGCGTGGTAGCCGTCAAGTGCTTGAAAAACGTCGCCGGCGGTGACCGTGACTTTTGGGCGGAGGTCACCATCATCGCGAGAATGCACCATCTTAACTTGCTTCGATTGTGGGGATTCTGCGCAGAAAAGGGTCAGAGAATTTTAGTATACGAACATATCCCCAATGGATCGCTGGACAAATTCCTCTTTGTCAAACATTCACCTTCCGATTCGGAGAAGGACGAAAGAGAGACGGAAGAACAAAGCTCACCGCTCGATTGGAGCATCCGGTACCGAATCGCCATTGGAGTAGCGAGAGCAATCGCGTACTTGCACGAGGAATGCTTGGAATGGGTGTTGCATCGAGACATAAAACCAGAGAACATCCTTCTAGACAACGATTTCTGCCCGAAGTTATCAGATTTCGGGTTGTCGAAATTGAGGAAAAACGAGGATACAACAGTGAGTATGTCTCGGATCAGAGGGACGCCTGGTTATGTAGCACCGGAGCTGGTGAAATTGGGTTCAAATTCAATAACGACGAAGGCAGATGTGTACAGCTTCGGGATGGTGCTGCTGGAGATAATCAGCGGGACAAGGAATTTTGAGATAAAGAGATCGACAGTGGAGAGTGCAGATTGGTACTTTCCAGGATGGGCATTCGAGAAGGCGTTCGTAGAGGAAAAGATGAAGGAGATTTTAGACGGTCGGATAAGGGAAGAATACGAGAGCGGAGGTCATGTATCGATTGTTAACCGAATGGTGCAAACGGCGATGTGGTGTGTTCAAAACCAACCGGAGAAGAGACCGTCGATGGGGAAAGTGGTGAAGATGTTGGAAGGGAAGCTTGAAATTCCTCCTCCGGAAAAGCCTTCTATTTACTTCTTGTCTGAATGA